Proteins co-encoded in one Arachis stenosperma cultivar V10309 chromosome 7, arast.V10309.gnm1.PFL2, whole genome shotgun sequence genomic window:
- the LOC130940047 gene encoding 7-ethoxycoumarin O-deethylase-like yields MESALPHYWWNVEMKNSTFFSALEQIKTTTTDSTNNVQNHSFIFPLNFSYLSLSLITLLFTCIFARFLHARNTKPKLPLPPGPSLFTMLTNLFEFIRKPQQTLAKIAKLYAPDIMLLRLGQSTTVIISSPNIAKEVLQTNDLLFSDRTVPSIVTSLDHHNYSLPFLPVCPLWRDFRRICNDQLFANKTLDASQGLRRKKLQDLLNDMQKYGRTGKAVDVGHAAFRACINFLSYTFVSEDFVESVENGEYKDIVSTLLKLTGSTNVVDIFPFLKIFDPQGLHRHTINYLTKFFHSLDKLIDKRLKLREEPHYVTNNDMLDTLLDISQEDSQKMDRRKIRHFLLDLLVAGTDTTAYGLERTMTEVLHNPEVMFKAKQELEQNIGRGNPIDESDIAKLPYLQAIVKESLRLHPPAPLLLPRKAKVDVEISGYRIPQGTRVLINEWAIGRNPNVWDDANLFLPERFLGSKIDVKGRDFQLTPFGSGRRICPGSPLAMRMIHVMFGSLINSFDWKIENMDKDLPLRAIPIIINN; encoded by the exons ATGGAATCAGCATTACCACACTACTGGTGGAATGTTGAAATGAAGAACTCAACATTCTTTAGTGCACTCGAACAAATTAAAACTACTACTACGGATTCAACAAACAATGTTCAAAATCATAGCTTCATATTTCCTCTTAACTTTTCATACCTTTCCCTTTCACTAATAACCCTCTTATTCACATGCATTTTCGCCCGCTTTCTTCATGCACGAAACACAAAACCAAAGCTTCCACTTCCACCAGGACCTTCCCTCTTTACCATGTTAACAAACCTCTTTGAATTTATAAGAAAGCCACAACAAACATTGGCCAAGATTGCTAAGCTTTATGCCCCAGACATAATGCTTTTGAGGCTTGGCCAATCAACCACTGTAATAATCTCTTCACCAAACATTGCCAAAGAAGTTCTCCAAACCAATGATTTATTGTTCTCCGATCGAACGGTTCCGAGTATTGTGACTTCCCTAGATCACCATAACTATAGCTTGCCATTTCTTCCTGTCTGTCCTCTTTGGAGAGACTTCAGGAGAATATGCAACGATCAATTATTCGCCAATAAGACCCTTGATGCGAGTCAAGGTCTTAGGCGTAAGAAGCTTCAAGATCTTCTTAACGATATGCAAAAATACGGCCGGACTGGCAAAGCCGTTGATGTAGGGCATGCGGCTTTTAGGGCATGCATAAATTTCTTGTCCTATACTTTTGTGTCCGAGGATTTTGTTGAATCTGTAGAGAATGGAGAGTACAAGGACATTGTGTCCACTCTCTTGAAACTAACTGGATCAACTAATGTGGTTGATATTTTTccatttttaaagatttttgaTCCTCAAGGTCTTCATAGACACACTATTAATTACCTTACCAAGTTCTTCCACAGCTTGGACAAGTTAATTGACAAAAGGTTGAAGCTAAGAGAAGAACCGCATTATGTCACAAATAATGATATGTTGGACACACTACTTGACATTTCTCAAGAAGATAGCCAAAAAATGGACAGGAGAAAGATCAGACACTTTTTACTT GACCTACTTGTTGCAGGAACAGATACAACAGCATATGGATTAGAAAGAACAATGACAGAAGTACTCCACAATCCAGAAGTTATGTTCAAAGCCAAACAAGAATTAGAACAAAACATTGGACGTGGTAACCCTATTGATGAATCAGATATTGCAAAACTGCCATACTTACAAGCAATTGTAAAAGAGAGTTTACGGTTACACCCTCCAGCTCCACTCTTGCTCCCAAGAAAAGCTAAGGTGGATGTGGAAATCTCAGGTTATAGGATCCCACAAGGTACAAGGGTCCTCATAAATGAATGGGCTATTGGAAGAAACCCTAATGTGTGGGACGATGCCAATTTGTTCTTGCCTGAGAGATTCTTGGGATCTAAAATTGATGTTAAAGGAAGAGATTTTCAGCTGACACCATTCGGAAGTGGAAGAAGAATTTGTCCTGGCTCACCATTAGCCATGAGAATGATTCATGTCATGTTCGGATCGTTGATCAATTCTTTTGATTGGAAAATTGAAAACATGGACAAAGATCTACCACTGAGAGCTATTCCTATCATAATCAACAACTAA